From one Nonomuraea polychroma genomic stretch:
- a CDS encoding class I SAM-dependent methyltransferase, with the protein MGYDELIHEALTTPFEGWDFGVLRGRVTDDGTLPWDYEQLVRDRLPKASALLDLGTGGGELLASLAPLPPRTVATEGHAPNIPVARRRLEPLGVEVTETTGMFPDGSFDLIINRHEAYDPSEIHRLLADGGTFVTQQVSGRDLEEINETLGAPPHRNRGWDLAAATAGLDVTWSQEARFTTTFHDIGALVLFLRVIPWQIPDFDATGYDARLRVLHEAMERGHPLKATAHRFAVLAH; encoded by the coding sequence ATGGGCTATGACGAGCTGATCCACGAGGCGCTGACGACCCCCTTCGAGGGCTGGGACTTCGGCGTGCTCCGCGGCCGCGTCACCGACGACGGCACGCTGCCCTGGGACTACGAGCAACTGGTCCGCGACCGGTTGCCGAAGGCGTCGGCGCTGCTCGACCTAGGCACCGGAGGCGGCGAGCTCCTGGCGTCCCTCGCCCCGCTCCCGCCCCGCACCGTGGCCACCGAAGGCCATGCGCCGAACATCCCGGTGGCGCGCCGCCGCCTGGAGCCGCTCGGCGTCGAGGTGACGGAGACCACCGGGATGTTCCCCGACGGCTCGTTCGACCTCATCATCAACCGCCACGAGGCGTACGACCCGAGCGAGATCCACCGCCTCCTGGCCGACGGCGGCACGTTCGTCACCCAGCAGGTCTCCGGCCGAGACCTGGAAGAGATCAACGAGACGCTGGGCGCCCCGCCGCACCGGAACCGCGGCTGGGATCTTGCCGCCGCGACCGCCGGTCTGGACGTCACCTGGAGCCAGGAGGCGCGCTTCACCACCACATTCCACGACATCGGCGCGCTCGTCCTGTTCCTGCGCGTCATCCCGTGGCAGATCCCGGACTTCGACGCGACCGGCTACGACGCCCGGCTCCGCGTCCTGCACGAGGCCATGGAACGCGGCCACCCCCTGAAGGCGACCGCCCACCGCTTCGCCGTCCTGGCCCACTGA
- a CDS encoding endonuclease/exonuclease/phosphatase family protein has protein sequence MSTTVGTEPAAADAQPATKRRRRRRWMSWTVVALLALWAAIRAGGLEQGSFVTQLMTVTPYGVVLAALTALLLIRRNRPAALVAALACVVMAACVAPRLMTTDQPAATGAPLRVLTINLFGRGDAPTVVDLVRRYDVDVFTALELTPDAVERLDAAGLKQLLPHRVLQEEFGATGSGIYATHPVTELTGLFTPIGHNMPAATMALPGGSKVEIVAIHPNPPLGRMEAEWNAALGALPPASPSAVRVLAGDFNASLDHRAFRDLLSRGYVDAADQVGKGLVPTWPNFRAIPPIIAIDHVVADRRVSVHRVEVADVPRTDHRGVFAELRLP, from the coding sequence GTGAGCACGACGGTCGGGACCGAGCCGGCCGCGGCGGACGCCCAGCCGGCGACGAAACGCCGGCGACGCAGGAGATGGATGTCCTGGACGGTCGTCGCCTTGCTGGCCCTGTGGGCCGCGATCAGGGCCGGCGGCCTGGAGCAGGGTTCGTTCGTCACCCAGCTGATGACCGTGACGCCGTACGGCGTGGTGCTGGCAGCGCTGACCGCCCTCTTGCTGATCAGGCGCAACCGGCCGGCCGCACTCGTCGCCGCGCTCGCCTGCGTGGTCATGGCCGCCTGCGTGGCGCCGCGGCTGATGACCACGGACCAGCCTGCGGCGACCGGCGCGCCGCTGCGGGTGCTGACGATCAACCTGTTCGGCCGGGGCGATGCCCCGACCGTGGTCGACCTCGTGCGGCGGTACGACGTCGATGTCTTCACCGCGCTGGAGCTGACCCCGGACGCGGTCGAGCGGCTGGACGCGGCCGGTCTGAAGCAGCTGCTGCCACATCGTGTGCTGCAGGAGGAGTTCGGCGCGACCGGCAGCGGCATCTACGCCACGCACCCGGTGACCGAGCTGACGGGGCTGTTCACCCCGATCGGGCACAACATGCCCGCCGCCACCATGGCGTTGCCCGGCGGCAGCAAGGTCGAGATCGTGGCCATCCACCCCAATCCACCGCTGGGCCGCATGGAGGCGGAGTGGAACGCCGCGCTGGGCGCCCTGCCGCCCGCGTCCCCGTCGGCTGTCCGGGTGCTGGCCGGCGACTTCAACGCCAGCCTCGACCACCGCGCGTTCCGCGATCTGCTGAGCCGCGGCTACGTGGACGCGGCCGACCAGGTGGGCAAGGGCCTGGTCCCGACGTGGCCGAACTTCCGGGCGATCCCGCCCATCATCGCCATCGACCACGTCGTGGCAGACCGGCGGGTGAGCGTGCACCGGGTCGAGGTCGCGGACGTGCCGCGCACCGACCACCGCGGCGTGTTCGCCGAGCTCCGCCTCCCCTAG
- a CDS encoding sensor histidine kinase, whose protein sequence is MAHPGSTRYDSATRQFEKATARTAAGARSVVGAVAVVSAAFGAVAPVSWSWLAPMVATHLVCTALFVGVWWRKAPLPHWLVAGDVVITVALCLAQRHLVATEALDTGSSWVAGLVTMTIVIAGVTWKPQVVVPVGLAVAGAYAAGVRIASPSHDVAGTLGIHLVQLLAIVLLMTLLRRSAAATDTFLERKVRAEISLMVERLRREDELKQVGSIHETALHTLTMVGLGTYDEPSPTLSAQVRTDLAALEKLRDAPRADAAPIALDTLLDEVAGRVTGLEVRRDLTPETVPGNVAERFARAVTEALANIALHAGVREAELVSRRRDGQILVEVADAGRGFDQDQLPPDRFGVRGSILDMMRSLPNGGAEISSSAHGTRVSLWWRP, encoded by the coding sequence ATGGCTCACCCCGGTTCCACGAGGTACGACTCGGCGACCAGGCAGTTCGAAAAGGCCACTGCGCGCACCGCTGCGGGCGCGCGCAGTGTGGTGGGTGCGGTGGCGGTCGTCTCGGCGGCGTTCGGCGCCGTCGCGCCGGTTTCCTGGTCGTGGCTGGCGCCCATGGTGGCGACGCACCTCGTGTGCACGGCCCTGTTCGTGGGCGTGTGGTGGCGCAAGGCGCCGTTGCCTCACTGGCTGGTGGCCGGTGATGTGGTCATCACGGTCGCGCTGTGCCTCGCGCAGCGCCATCTCGTCGCCACCGAGGCGCTCGACACGGGGTCGAGCTGGGTCGCGGGGCTGGTCACGATGACCATCGTCATCGCCGGGGTCACCTGGAAACCTCAGGTGGTCGTCCCCGTGGGGTTGGCCGTCGCGGGGGCGTACGCGGCCGGCGTACGCATCGCCTCGCCCTCCCACGACGTGGCCGGCACCCTGGGCATCCACCTCGTGCAGCTGCTCGCGATCGTCCTGCTGATGACGCTGCTGCGCCGCTCGGCCGCCGCGACCGACACCTTCCTGGAGCGGAAGGTACGCGCCGAGATCTCGCTCATGGTCGAGCGGCTACGCCGCGAGGACGAGCTGAAGCAGGTCGGCAGCATTCACGAGACCGCGCTGCACACGCTGACGATGGTCGGCCTGGGCACCTACGACGAGCCGTCGCCCACGCTGAGCGCCCAGGTCAGGACCGACCTGGCGGCGCTGGAGAAACTGCGCGACGCGCCCCGCGCCGACGCCGCCCCGATCGCCCTGGACACCCTGCTGGACGAGGTCGCCGGGCGGGTCACGGGCCTGGAGGTCCGCAGGGACCTCACACCCGAGACGGTGCCGGGCAACGTCGCCGAGCGCTTCGCCCGTGCCGTCACCGAGGCGCTGGCGAACATCGCCCTGCACGCCGGCGTACGCGAGGCCGAGCTGGTCTCCCGCAGACGCGACGGCCAGATCCTGGTGGAGGTGGCCGACGCGGGCCGCGGCTTCGATCAGGATCAGCTGCCGCCCGACCGGTTCGGCGTCCGCGGCTCGATCCTCGACATGATGCGTTCCCTGCCGAACGGCGGCGCCGAGATCTCCTCCAGCGCGCACGGCACCCGCGTGAGCCTGTGGTGGCGGCCATGA
- a CDS encoding LacI family DNA-binding transcriptional regulator, with translation MDDGSQTLSSSPTLHDVAREAGVSIATASRALNGSARNVRSENATRVRAAAAKLGYEPHLSAQAIAKGSTRTVALVVRDVADPYFSSIAAGVGQAAESAQLIVTMAVADGSPERELEIVKTLRGQRPRVIIVAGSRVEGAGTRDALVDELQEYRTAGGRVVMISQRDLPFSTVAIDNHGGAERLARALLGLGYRRFAVFHAPAEIRTSSDRHAGFVAALRSAGVPEPLAIETGFTRAGGYGAARRLVEQGIEGVEAVFAVNDVMAIGAMTAFRDAGVVPGVDIGVAGFDDIGSAVDVVPALTSVAVPLQEAGLAAMRLALSDDTGDVRLPADVVLRESTPRRAPAGKRQARRPRPGA, from the coding sequence CAACGTCAGGTCGGAGAACGCCACCCGGGTCCGGGCGGCGGCGGCCAAGCTGGGCTACGAGCCACACCTGTCGGCGCAGGCCATCGCCAAGGGCTCGACCAGGACGGTGGCGCTGGTGGTCCGTGACGTGGCCGACCCCTACTTCTCCTCCATCGCCGCCGGTGTCGGTCAGGCGGCGGAGTCCGCCCAGCTCATCGTCACCATGGCGGTGGCGGACGGGTCGCCGGAACGGGAGCTGGAGATCGTCAAGACCCTGCGCGGGCAGCGGCCCCGCGTCATCATCGTCGCGGGCAGCCGCGTCGAGGGCGCCGGCACGCGGGACGCACTCGTGGACGAACTGCAGGAATACCGCACGGCCGGCGGCCGGGTCGTCATGATCAGCCAGCGGGACCTGCCGTTCAGCACCGTCGCCATCGACAACCACGGCGGCGCCGAACGGCTCGCCCGCGCCCTGCTCGGCCTCGGCTACCGGCGCTTCGCCGTCTTCCACGCGCCGGCCGAGATCCGCACGTCCAGCGACCGCCACGCCGGCTTCGTGGCCGCGCTGCGGTCGGCCGGGGTCCCCGAACCGCTCGCGATCGAGACCGGCTTCACCAGGGCGGGCGGCTACGGCGCCGCCCGCCGGCTGGTCGAGCAGGGGATCGAGGGCGTGGAGGCGGTGTTCGCGGTCAACGACGTGATGGCCATCGGCGCCATGACGGCCTTCCGCGACGCCGGGGTGGTGCCCGGGGTGGACATCGGGGTGGCGGGCTTCGACGACATCGGCTCGGCGGTGGACGTGGTGCCGGCGCTGACGTCCGTGGCGGTGCCGCTCCAGGAAGCGGGCCTGGCCGCGATGCGGCTCGCGCTCTCCGACGACACCGGCGATGTCCGCCTCCCGGCCGACGTCGTCCTCCGCGAGAGCACCCCGCGCCGCGCGCCGGCCGGAAAACGGCAGGCGCGCCGGCCCCGCCCCGGGGCATGA
- a CDS encoding Uma2 family endonuclease produces MSEGETPDIEWVTAMATIEPAKIPFGKPAYTVDDLLEFPDDGNRYELFNGSLLVNPSPTPLHQRVIRRLERLLEVRYRLSWSPCRPSI; encoded by the coding sequence GTGAGCGAGGGCGAGACTCCCGATATTGAGTGGGTGACCGCAATGGCAACGATCGAACCAGCCAAGATTCCTTTCGGCAAGCCGGCGTACACGGTCGACGACCTGCTCGAGTTCCCAGATGACGGGAACCGCTACGAGCTCTTCAACGGGAGCCTACTGGTGAACCCTTCCCCTACCCCCCTCCACCAGCGCGTCATCCGTCGGCTGGAGCGCTTACTCGAGGTGCGCTACCGCTTGAGTTGGAGCCCTTGTCGACCGTCAATCTGA
- a CDS encoding SAM-dependent methyltransferase — MSEPQGINPNIPHSARVYDYWLGGKDNFEADRRVAEATMAAVPGVRESARNNRAFLGRAVRHLAQLGIRQFLDLGTGIPTQGNVHEVAQAEAPESRIVYVDNDPIVMAHARALLTGTREGKTAYIEADVRDPRSVLDHPEVRETLDFTQPIALMMVAILMHIPDQDDPAGIVKAFADALPAGSYLVLSHLTLDLVPKQIADDYLAATRSQAMHRTPRTGAQIARYFDGFDVIEPGLVGVSQWRETPLFPDTATWMYGGAGRKR; from the coding sequence GTGAGCGAACCTCAGGGGATCAACCCGAACATCCCCCACTCGGCCCGCGTCTACGACTACTGGCTGGGCGGTAAGGACAACTTCGAGGCCGATCGCCGGGTGGCCGAAGCGACCATGGCCGCGGTGCCAGGGGTCCGCGAGAGTGCCAGGAACAACCGAGCTTTCCTCGGCCGGGCCGTACGCCACCTCGCGCAGCTCGGCATCCGGCAGTTCCTCGACCTGGGCACGGGCATCCCGACCCAGGGCAACGTGCACGAGGTCGCGCAGGCCGAGGCGCCGGAGTCGCGGATCGTCTACGTCGACAACGACCCCATCGTGATGGCTCACGCCCGGGCCCTGCTGACCGGCACGCGCGAGGGCAAGACCGCGTACATCGAGGCGGACGTGCGCGATCCGCGTTCCGTCCTCGACCACCCCGAGGTACGCGAGACGCTGGACTTCACCCAGCCGATCGCGCTCATGATGGTCGCGATCCTCATGCACATCCCGGACCAGGACGACCCGGCCGGCATCGTCAAGGCGTTCGCCGACGCCCTGCCCGCCGGCAGCTATCTGGTGCTGAGCCACCTGACGCTCGACCTCGTGCCCAAGCAGATCGCCGACGACTACCTGGCGGCGACCCGGAGCCAGGCGATGCACCGCACGCCGCGCACCGGCGCGCAGATCGCCCGCTACTTCGACGGGTTCGACGTGATCGAGCCGGGCCTCGTCGGGGTCTCCCAGTGGCGCGAGACCCCGCTCTTCCCCGACACGGCGACCTGGATGTACGGCGGGGCCGGCCGCAAGCGCTGA
- a CDS encoding response regulator, translating into MGQQHLARPVTVALVEDHQVVVDGVRSWFASSAASGPSELEPRPVELVAQGPTIESVAGTDADVLLLDLNLNGTMVIDRVAELCQGGQRVIVFSEHEEPETVRAVLDAGASAFIGKGRATRESCVETILEVAADRPSVTPPMAQAIATDERPHRPQLSDKEREALLFWFQSMSKASVAARMGIKERTVRQYIDRARVKYAAAGRPAPTKEKLLICAIQDGLIQPDEVIIYTSLAAKTSPDQG; encoded by the coding sequence ATGGGTCAACAGCATCTGGCAAGGCCCGTGACGGTCGCCCTGGTGGAGGACCACCAGGTCGTGGTGGACGGGGTGCGGTCATGGTTCGCGAGCTCCGCCGCCTCCGGGCCGTCGGAGCTCGAGCCGAGGCCGGTCGAGCTGGTCGCCCAGGGGCCCACGATCGAGTCGGTCGCCGGCACCGACGCCGACGTGCTGCTGCTCGACCTCAACCTCAACGGCACCATGGTCATCGACCGGGTGGCCGAGCTGTGCCAGGGCGGGCAGCGGGTCATCGTCTTCTCCGAGCACGAGGAGCCGGAGACGGTACGCGCCGTGCTGGATGCGGGGGCCTCGGCGTTCATCGGCAAGGGCCGGGCCACGCGCGAATCGTGCGTCGAGACCATCCTGGAGGTGGCCGCCGACCGGCCCAGCGTGACGCCGCCGATGGCGCAGGCGATCGCGACCGACGAGCGGCCGCACCGGCCGCAGCTGTCGGACAAGGAGCGGGAGGCCCTGCTGTTCTGGTTCCAGTCGATGTCGAAGGCGTCGGTGGCGGCGCGGATGGGGATCAAGGAGCGGACGGTGCGCCAGTACATCGACCGGGCCCGCGTCAAGTACGCGGCGGCCGGCCGCCCCGCCCCCACCAAGGAGAAACTCCTGATCTGCGCCATCCAGGACGGCCTCATCCAACCCGACGAGGTCATCATCTACACGTCCCTGGCTGCCAAGACGTCGCCTGACCAGGGATGA